Proteins encoded in a region of the Photobacterium profundum SS9 genome:
- the gyrA gene encoding DNA topoisomerase (ATP-hydrolyzing) subunit A, which produces MSDLAKEITPVNIEDELKSSYLDYAMSVIVGRALPDVRDGLKPVHRRVLFAMNVLGNDWNKAYKKSARVVGDVIGKYHPHGDSAVYDTIVRMAQPFSLRYMLVDGQGNFGSVDGDSAAAMRYTEIRMSKIAHELLADLDKETVDYVPNYDGTEFIPVVMPTRVPNLLVNGSSGIAVGMATNIPPHNLGEVINGCLAFIDNEDITVEQLMDYIPGPDFPTAALINGRKGIIDAYHTGRGKVYMRAKANIEVEKNGRETIIVTEIPYQVNKARLIEKIAELVKDKKVEGISALRDESDKDGMRIVVECKRDAVGEVILNNLYSQTQLQTTFGINMVALDHGQPKLFGLKEMLKCFVNHRREVVTRRTIFELRKARERAHLLEGLAIALVNIDAIIELIKSAPTPQVAREGLLASPWQLGDVAAMLERGGVDAARPEWLEPQYGIHGGQYFLTEPQAQAILELRLHRLTGLEHEKILEEYKGLLDVIEELLLILGSPERLMEVIRDELHAVKEQFNDERRTEITAASHDIDLEDLITQEDVVVTLSHEGYVKYQILSDYEAQRRGGKGKIATRMKDEDFIERLLVANTHDTILCFSSRGRMYWLKVYQLPLASRTARGKPIVNILPLEEGERITAILPVREYEADKYVFMATADGTVKKTPLTDFSRPRSAGIIAVNLRDGDSLIGVDITNSTDDIMLFSKFGKVVRFYESADENGKGGVRGMGRTAAGVRGMKLAAGDKVVSLIVPHNEGDVLTVTENGYGKRTALTEYPAKSRATQGVVSIKVSDRNGSVVGAVQAEDGDEFMMITNGGTLVRTRVAEVSRVGRNTQGVTLIRTADKELVVGLQRIDELEVVELEEDAIVDGDVEVAVDGEQVVDTDAAQQPEADSEQGESTDEE; this is translated from the coding sequence ATGAGCGATCTTGCAAAAGAGATCACGCCCGTTAACATTGAAGATGAGCTGAAAAGCTCGTATCTCGACTACGCGATGTCAGTTATCGTGGGTCGTGCTCTTCCGGATGTGCGTGATGGCCTAAAGCCAGTGCACCGTCGCGTATTATTCGCGATGAATGTGCTAGGCAATGACTGGAATAAAGCTTACAAAAAATCTGCCCGTGTGGTTGGTGACGTAATCGGTAAATATCACCCGCATGGTGATAGTGCTGTATACGATACTATCGTACGTATGGCGCAACCATTCTCGCTACGCTACATGCTTGTTGACGGCCAAGGTAACTTTGGTTCTGTCGATGGTGATTCAGCGGCGGCAATGCGTTACACCGAGATCCGTATGTCAAAAATCGCCCACGAATTGTTGGCTGATCTTGACAAGGAAACCGTTGATTATGTACCTAACTACGATGGAACAGAATTCATTCCTGTGGTTATGCCAACTAGGGTTCCAAACCTTTTAGTTAACGGTTCATCGGGTATCGCGGTGGGTATGGCAACAAACATACCGCCTCATAACCTAGGCGAAGTGATCAATGGTTGTTTAGCTTTTATCGATAATGAAGATATCACTGTCGAACAGCTAATGGATTATATTCCTGGACCAGACTTCCCAACTGCAGCTTTGATCAATGGCCGTAAAGGTATCATTGATGCTTATCATACTGGTCGCGGCAAAGTTTACATGCGTGCCAAAGCGAATATCGAAGTAGAGAAGAATGGTCGAGAAACCATTATTGTCACTGAGATTCCATATCAGGTTAACAAAGCACGCTTAATCGAAAAGATTGCAGAGCTAGTTAAAGATAAGAAAGTTGAAGGCATTAGCGCATTACGTGATGAATCTGATAAAGATGGCATGCGTATTGTTGTTGAATGTAAGCGTGATGCGGTAGGTGAAGTTATTCTGAATAACCTTTACTCGCAAACTCAGCTGCAAACAACATTTGGTATTAACATGGTTGCACTTGACCATGGCCAGCCTAAGCTGTTCGGCCTTAAAGAAATGTTGAAGTGCTTCGTCAATCACCGCCGTGAAGTGGTGACGCGTCGTACTATTTTCGAATTACGTAAAGCACGAGAGCGAGCACACCTTCTTGAAGGTCTTGCTATTGCTTTGGTTAATATCGATGCAATCATTGAATTAATTAAAAGCGCACCAACACCACAAGTTGCACGTGAAGGGCTACTAGCTAGTCCGTGGCAGCTAGGTGATGTTGCTGCAATGCTTGAACGTGGAGGTGTTGACGCAGCCCGCCCTGAGTGGTTAGAACCACAATATGGTATTCATGGTGGTCAGTACTTCTTAACTGAACCACAAGCACAAGCAATCCTTGAGCTACGTTTACACCGTTTAACAGGTCTTGAGCACGAGAAGATCCTTGAAGAATATAAAGGCCTTCTTGATGTTATCGAAGAACTACTTCTTATTTTAGGTAGCCCTGAGCGCCTAATGGAAGTGATTCGCGATGAGCTTCATGCAGTTAAAGAACAGTTTAACGATGAACGTCGTACTGAAATTACAGCAGCAAGCCATGACATCGATCTTGAAGATCTGATTACTCAAGAAGATGTTGTCGTGACCTTGTCTCACGAAGGTTACGTTAAGTACCAGATTTTGAGCGACTATGAAGCTCAACGTCGTGGTGGTAAAGGTAAGATAGCAACGCGCATGAAAGATGAAGATTTCATCGAGCGTCTGCTAGTCGCTAATACACACGATACTATTTTGTGCTTCTCAAGCCGTGGTCGTATGTACTGGCTGAAAGTTTACCAGCTACCATTAGCGAGCCGTACTGCTCGTGGTAAGCCAATCGTGAACATTCTTCCACTGGAAGAAGGTGAACGTATTACTGCGATTCTGCCTGTACGTGAGTATGAAGCAGATAAGTATGTATTCATGGCAACCGCTGACGGTACTGTGAAGAAGACACCTTTGACTGATTTCAGCCGCCCTCGTAGCGCTGGTATCATTGCGGTGAATCTGCGTGACGGCGATTCACTGATTGGTGTTGATATTACTAACAGCACCGATGACATCATGCTGTTCTCTAAATTCGGTAAAGTTGTTCGCTTCTACGAAAGCGCCGATGAGAATGGTAAAGGTGGTGTTCGCGGAATGGGCCGAACTGCTGCGGGTGTCCGTGGTATGAAGCTTGCCGCAGGTGATAAAGTTGTATCACTGATTGTCCCACACAACGAAGGTGACGTACTAACAGTAACTGAAAATGGTTACGGTAAGCGTACAGCACTTACAGAATACCCAGCGAAGAGCCGTGCAACACAAGGTGTTGTATCAATTAAGGTTTCTGATCGTAACGGTAGCGTTGTTGGTGCAGTTCAAGCTGAAGACGGCGATGAGTTCATGATGATCACCAACGGTGGTACGTTAGTACGTACACGTGTTGCTGAAGTAAGTCGTGTCGGTCGT
- the ubiG gene encoding bifunctional 2-polyprenyl-6-hydroxyphenol methylase/3-demethylubiquinol 3-O-methyltransferase UbiG, with amino-acid sequence MTKQLNVDPAEISKFEDMASRWWDLEGEFKPLHQINPLRLNYVTDHAGGLFGKKILDVGCGGGILAESMAIEGADVTGLDMGKEPLTVARLHALETGAKLDYVLRTAEEQAELHPETYDIVTCMEMLEHVPNPASVIAACAKMVKPNGHVFFSTLNRNAKSYLFAIVGAEQLLKLVPKGTHDHKKFIRPSELIAMIDQTPLQDRHITGLHYNPLTDNYWLGKSVEVNYIVHTVKL; translated from the coding sequence ATGACCAAGCAGTTAAATGTCGATCCGGCAGAAATCAGTAAATTTGAAGATATGGCGTCACGTTGGTGGGATTTAGAGGGGGAATTTAAACCTTTGCACCAAATCAACCCCCTACGCCTTAACTATGTGACTGACCACGCTGGCGGGCTGTTTGGTAAAAAAATTCTTGATGTGGGTTGTGGTGGCGGCATTCTTGCTGAAAGCATGGCAATTGAAGGCGCAGATGTTACTGGCCTTGATATGGGTAAAGAACCTTTAACGGTTGCACGCCTTCATGCATTAGAAACTGGTGCAAAATTAGACTACGTACTACGTACAGCTGAAGAGCAAGCAGAGTTACATCCAGAAACGTACGACATTGTAACTTGTATGGAAATGCTTGAACACGTTCCCAATCCTGCATCTGTTATTGCGGCATGCGCCAAAATGGTGAAACCTAACGGGCATGTTTTCTTCTCTACCTTAAACCGCAATGCTAAATCGTATTTATTTGCGATTGTCGGTGCTGAACAATTATTGAAACTGGTGCCAAAGGGTACTCACGACCACAAGAAATTCATTCGCCCTTCTGAACTTATCGCAATGATTGATCAAACGCCTTTGCAAGATCGTCATATCACAGGGTTACATTATAACCCGCTGACTGATAACTATTGGTTAGGCAAAAGTGTTGAGGTGAATTACATCGTTCACACCGTGAAACTATAA
- a CDS encoding HAD family hydrolase — translation MSKTIKAVLFDLDGTLLDTAPDMADAANRVLADHGHGPLNNQQIKANTSYGAKGLLSAGFGGIPQHLDMVHLRQAFLDYYEEKICVGTSLYDGIKPLLAYLEQHNIPWGIMTNKPGFLTDLLLPFFPELMKAQVVVCGDTLEVAKPHPEPLLYASKLLNIDHLACAYIGDIEKDMIAAQAAKMHAYVAGWGYIGTEHAPCQWNAHDILNSPYSLITTLENQKQLN, via the coding sequence ATGTCGAAGACGATAAAAGCCGTTTTATTTGACCTTGATGGTACATTATTAGATACCGCACCCGATATGGCCGATGCCGCTAACCGAGTGCTAGCCGATCACGGGCATGGGCCGCTTAATAACCAACAAATAAAAGCAAATACTAGCTATGGTGCAAAAGGATTATTAAGTGCTGGTTTTGGTGGGATCCCGCAGCATTTAGATATGGTTCATTTACGCCAAGCTTTTCTAGATTATTATGAAGAAAAAATTTGTGTTGGCACCTCACTTTATGACGGCATAAAACCATTACTCGCCTATTTAGAGCAACACAATATACCTTGGGGCATAATGACGAATAAGCCAGGCTTCCTAACTGACCTGTTGTTACCTTTCTTTCCTGAACTCATGAAAGCGCAGGTTGTAGTTTGTGGAGATACTCTCGAAGTGGCAAAACCCCATCCTGAACCTCTACTTTATGCCAGCAAATTACTTAATATTGATCATCTTGCTTGTGCCTATATCGGCGATATTGAAAAAGATATGATTGCAGCACAAGCTGCAAAAATGCACGCCTATGTCGCTGGTTGGGGGTATATTGGAACAGAGCACGCCCCGTGCCAATGGAATGCACACGATATTCTCAATTCCCCCTATTCTTTGATCACCACACTAGAGAACCAAAAACAGCTCAATTGA